Proteins encoded in a region of the Leptotrichia sp. OH3620_COT-345 genome:
- a CDS encoding DeoR/GlpR family DNA-binding transcription regulator: MFLDERLEKILEILKKEKKVKVNELSEEFSVSEVIIRKDLKRLELEGKLKRTHGGAILLKELVHTITLEDRIINRTKQKEMIAKKIVENIKEGEGVFFDVSSINYIAAEYLSNSEKSLNLFTNMPSIAALFNKNSRIKLTIIGGDYHKEIGGIIGSEAINNIIKYNVDKAFIGCAGIDLDTGKVMNFESNDGNTKKAIMNISTQKFLITELRKFETEGSFNFSNLADFTAIFSEKRRADYPSTMRKKFQELDVEIG, translated from the coding sequence ATGTTTTTAGATGAAAGACTGGAAAAAATACTGGAAATTTTGAAAAAGGAAAAAAAAGTGAAAGTAAATGAACTTTCTGAAGAATTCAGTGTTTCTGAAGTTATTATAAGAAAAGATCTTAAAAGGCTTGAGCTTGAAGGGAAACTAAAAAGAACTCACGGAGGAGCGATACTCTTAAAAGAACTGGTACATACAATAACCCTTGAAGACAGGATAATTAACAGGACAAAGCAGAAAGAGATGATTGCCAAAAAAATAGTTGAAAATATAAAAGAAGGCGAAGGGGTATTTTTTGACGTTTCAAGCATAAATTATATCGCTGCCGAGTATCTTTCCAATAGTGAGAAATCCCTGAATCTTTTTACAAATATGCCGAGTATTGCAGCACTGTTCAATAAAAATTCCAGAATAAAACTTACGATAATTGGCGGTGATTATCATAAGGAAATAGGTGGGATAATTGGAAGTGAAGCTATAAACAATATAATAAAATATAATGTAGACAAGGCGTTTATCGGTTGTGCCGGAATTGATTTGGATACAGGGAAAGTAATGAATTTTGAATCGAATGACGGAAATACAAAAAAAGCGATTATGAATATATCAACTCAGAAATTTTTAATTACAGAGCTTAGAAAATTTGAAACAGAGGGAAGTTTCAATTTTAGTAATTTAGCAGATTTTACAGCTATATTTTCTGAAAAAAGAAGAGCGGATTATCCGTCAACTATGAGAAAAAAATTTCAGGAGTTGGATGTGGAAATAGGATAG
- a CDS encoding DUF3343 domain-containing protein: MKKDKIKVIITFQSMSDAIYVEKILKAEKVKGRLIPVPRKISSGCGIAWCSDIELKEGIIKIIGQNKANIGEIFEM, encoded by the coding sequence ATGAAAAAAGATAAAATAAAAGTTATTATAACTTTTCAAAGTATGTCGGATGCAATATATGTTGAAAAAATTCTTAAGGCCGAAAAAGTAAAAGGAAGACTTATTCCTGTACCTCGAAAAATTTCGTCGGGCTGTGGAATAGCATGGTGTTCAGATATTGAACTGAAAGAAGGCATAATAAAAATAATCGGTCAAAACAAAGCGAACATAGGAGAAATTTTTGAAATGTAA
- a CDS encoding glucose-6-phosphate isomerase, translating into MKLNFSYQFAKNFFGGEELNQIKPYVELANEVLMKGTGAGNDFLGWVSLPKNYDRKEFERIKKAAEKIKNDSEILIVIGIGGSYLGAKAAIEFLSHSFYNNLPKEKRKTPEIYFAGTNMSSTYLNHLIELVGNRDFSVNVISKSGTTTEPAIAFRIFKKMLEEKYGKEEAGKRIYATTDKSKGALKTLADTENYETFTVPDNVGGRFSVLTAVGLLPIAAAGINIDELMSGAMDAMIDYEKDSMEENQALQYAAVRNILHRKGKDVEILVNYEPKLHYFSEWWKQLFGESEGKDGKGLYPSSVDFSADLHSLGQYIQEGKRIMFETVISVGKPESDYIIESDVENLDGLNFIAGKTLDYVNKKATEGVILAHIDGGVPNLTINIPEMTPYHLGYAFYFFEKACGVSGYLAGVNPFDQPGVEAYKKNMFALLGKPGYEEEGKRLQEKLKEMK; encoded by the coding sequence GATAAAACCTTATGTTGAGCTGGCAAATGAAGTATTGATGAAAGGAACGGGAGCAGGAAACGATTTTCTTGGTTGGGTTTCTTTGCCTAAAAACTATGATAGGAAAGAATTTGAAAGAATTAAAAAAGCTGCAGAAAAAATAAAAAATGATTCAGAAATACTGATAGTAATCGGAATAGGAGGATCGTATCTGGGAGCGAAAGCAGCGATTGAGTTTTTGTCTCATAGTTTTTACAATAATCTTCCGAAGGAAAAAAGAAAAACACCTGAAATCTATTTTGCAGGAACAAATATGAGTAGTACGTATTTGAATCATCTTATAGAATTAGTGGGAAATAGAGATTTTTCAGTAAATGTCATTTCAAAGTCCGGAACGACTACAGAACCGGCAATAGCATTCAGAATATTTAAGAAAATGCTTGAAGAAAAATATGGTAAAGAAGAAGCAGGAAAAAGAATTTATGCTACTACGGATAAATCAAAAGGAGCGTTGAAAACTCTTGCGGACACTGAAAATTATGAGACATTTACTGTACCTGATAATGTAGGAGGAAGATTTTCAGTATTAACCGCGGTAGGGTTACTCCCAATAGCTGCAGCAGGGATAAATATAGATGAACTTATGTCAGGAGCTATGGATGCTATGATTGACTATGAAAAGGATTCTATGGAGGAAAATCAAGCATTGCAGTATGCAGCTGTGAGAAATATTTTACATAGAAAAGGAAAAGATGTTGAGATTCTTGTAAATTATGAACCGAAACTGCATTATTTTTCTGAATGGTGGAAACAACTGTTCGGAGAATCCGAAGGAAAGGACGGAAAAGGTCTTTATCCGTCATCGGTTGATTTTTCAGCGGATTTACACTCTCTGGGGCAATATATTCAGGAAGGTAAGAGAATAATGTTTGAAACAGTTATTTCTGTAGGAAAACCTGAAAGTGATTATATAATAGAAAGTGATGTTGAAAATCTTGACGGATTGAACTTTATAGCAGGAAAAACATTAGACTATGTAAATAAAAAAGCTACTGAAGGAGTTATTCTTGCACATATTGACGGAGGAGTACCGAATTTGACTATAAATATACCTGAAATGACACCTTACCATTTAGGTTATGCTTTTTATTTCTTTGAAAAAGCATGCGGAGTGAGCGGATATCTAGCGGGAGTAAATCCTTTTGACCAGCCGGGAGTGGAAGCTTATAAAAAGAATATGTTTGCACTTTTAGGTAAGCCGGGGTATGAAGAAGAGGGAAAAAGACTTCAAGAAAAACTTAAAGAAATGAAATAA
- the yedE gene encoding YedE family putative selenium transporter, which produces MEFISSKKGLLISGILAGLIAIWLAVSGNPQNMAICVACFIRDIAGSMKFHNANAVQYFRPEIPGIVLGSFIISLFTKEFKATGGSSPVIRFFSGIAMMIGALIFLGCPTRMILRIAGGDLSAYIGFIGFLAGIGTGVFFLKKGYSLEKKVEIKKENGYIFPTSLLLLLILSVTTGLFAISKKGPGSIHAPLIISLVGGILFGIIAQKVRMCFTGSIRNIFLMKNFEMITPIFGMFIIILIYNIITGNFKFTAYGPIAHPQFIWNILGLYTVGLAGVLMGGCPLRQLILAGQGSSDSIITVIGLFIGAAVAHNFKLAAAVATKATATSPETLGGPNLNGKIALLFCIIFLISVGITGIKKGKINEKR; this is translated from the coding sequence ATGGAATTTATCAGTTCAAAAAAAGGATTACTTATATCAGGTATTTTAGCAGGTTTAATAGCCATATGGCTTGCCGTTTCAGGAAATCCCCAAAATATGGCTATATGTGTAGCATGTTTTATTAGAGACATAGCAGGTTCAATGAAGTTTCACAATGCAAATGCAGTCCAGTATTTTCGACCTGAAATACCGGGAATTGTTTTAGGTTCATTTATAATTTCCCTTTTCACAAAAGAATTTAAAGCTACCGGCGGTTCTTCTCCCGTAATAAGATTTTTTTCAGGTATTGCAATGATGATAGGAGCTTTAATATTTTTAGGATGTCCTACAAGAATGATTCTCCGTATAGCAGGAGGAGACTTAAGTGCATACATAGGATTTATAGGATTTTTAGCAGGTATAGGAACAGGTGTTTTCTTTTTGAAAAAAGGATATTCACTGGAAAAAAAAGTTGAAATAAAAAAGGAAAATGGATATATATTTCCAACAAGCCTATTATTATTACTTATACTTAGTGTTACTACAGGTCTATTTGCCATAAGTAAAAAAGGTCCCGGAAGTATTCATGCACCTTTGATTATATCTCTTGTAGGAGGAATACTTTTCGGTATAATAGCTCAAAAAGTAAGAATGTGCTTTACAGGAAGCATAAGAAATATTTTTCTTATGAAAAATTTTGAAATGATAACACCTATCTTCGGTATGTTCATTATTATATTAATTTATAATATCATTACAGGAAATTTTAAATTTACAGCATACGGTCCTATAGCTCATCCTCAGTTTATATGGAATATACTCGGATTATATACAGTGGGATTGGCAGGAGTATTAATGGGCGGTTGTCCTTTAAGACAGCTCATACTTGCAGGGCAAGGATCATCAGATTCAATAATAACAGTAATAGGGTTGTTTATCGGAGCGGCTGTAGCTCATAACTTTAAACTTGCTGCGGCAGTAGCGACAAAAGCAACTGCAACATCTCCTGAAACTTTAGGGGGACCAAACTTGAATGGAAAAATAGCTTTACTTTTCTGCATAATATTTTTAATTAGTGTAGGAATAACAGGTATTAAAAAAGGAAAAATTAATGAAAAAAGATAA
- a CDS encoding aminopeptidase, producing the protein MTKENLWKSYSEKEKKQIFKFAEEYKSYLDSAKTEREFVTVTEKELIKNGFIDINKKKTLKKGDKIYYNNRDKNIVAVIVGKDIKSGINMIVSHIDSPRLDLKPNPIKEDEEFALLNTHYYGGVKKYQWAATPLALHGVVFLKNNKKVSLSIGEDENDPVFSIPDLLPHLAQKVQGERKAGEVIQGEELKLLFGNIPLNDKNVKQQTKQFVLDKLKKDYGIEEDDFFAAELEIVPAGKLRDVGIDRSMIGGYGQDDRICAYTSLRALYEVKNNEKTVMAFLTDKEEIGSEGSTSLKATLPELIIGKMLLMTEKNYNDQILRETLWNSKALSSDVTAAMNPLFKSVHDGDNVARLSYGLAFAKYTGSRGKVSANDADAEYLQEIRQIFDKNKIKYQSGGFGKVDEGGGGTVAKYLAHYGIKTVDAGPALLSMHSLFEISSKADLYETYRAYKVFFELK; encoded by the coding sequence ATGACAAAGGAAAATTTATGGAAAAGCTATAGTGAAAAGGAAAAGAAACAGATTTTTAAATTTGCGGAAGAATACAAAAGCTACCTTGATTCGGCAAAAACAGAGAGAGAATTTGTAACGGTAACGGAAAAGGAGCTTATAAAAAATGGATTCATAGATATAAACAAGAAAAAGACATTAAAAAAAGGAGATAAAATCTATTATAACAACAGAGATAAAAATATTGTTGCAGTAATAGTAGGGAAAGATATAAAAAGTGGAATTAATATGATAGTATCCCATATTGATTCTCCAAGACTTGATTTAAAACCTAATCCTATAAAGGAAGATGAAGAATTTGCTCTTTTAAATACTCATTATTACGGAGGAGTAAAAAAATATCAATGGGCTGCCACTCCTCTTGCCTTACATGGTGTAGTATTTTTGAAAAATAATAAAAAAGTATCACTTTCAATAGGGGAGGATGAAAATGATCCTGTTTTCAGTATTCCTGATTTACTTCCGCATCTTGCACAGAAAGTACAGGGAGAAAGAAAAGCGGGAGAAGTGATTCAGGGAGAAGAATTGAAGCTGCTATTCGGAAATATTCCTTTAAATGATAAAAATGTAAAACAGCAAACAAAGCAATTTGTACTGGATAAACTGAAAAAAGATTATGGAATAGAAGAAGATGACTTTTTTGCTGCAGAGCTGGAAATAGTTCCTGCAGGGAAGCTGAGAGATGTAGGGATAGATAGAAGTATGATAGGAGGCTATGGTCAGGATGATAGAATATGTGCCTATACTTCTTTAAGAGCTCTTTATGAAGTGAAAAATAATGAAAAGACTGTAATGGCATTTTTGACAGATAAAGAAGAAATCGGAAGTGAGGGTTCTACAAGCCTGAAAGCCACATTACCTGAACTTATTATAGGAAAAATGCTTCTTATGACTGAAAAGAACTATAATGACCAAATTTTGAGAGAGACATTATGGAACTCCAAAGCTTTGTCATCAGATGTAACTGCAGCTATGAATCCTTTATTTAAATCGGTACATGACGGAGATAATGTCGCAAGACTGTCCTACGGTCTTGCTTTTGCAAAGTATACCGGAAGTAGGGGAAAAGTCTCGGCAAATGATGCAGACGCGGAATATTTGCAAGAAATAAGACAAATATTTGATAAGAATAAAATAAAATATCAGTCGGGAGGATTTGGAAAAGTTGACGAAGGTGGAGGAGGAACGGTAGCTAAATATTTGGCACATTATGGAATAAAAACTGTAGATGCGGGACCTGCCTTATTGTCAATGCATTCATTATTTGAAATATCTTCCAAAGCTGATTTGTACGAAACATACAGAGCCTATAAAGTATTTTTTGAGCTTAAATAA
- a CDS encoding aminotransferase class V-fold PLP-dependent enzyme, giving the protein MIYLDNAATSYYKPEEVINAVCEAMKTMGNAGRGANDASLSSARKIYETREKICDFFNGESSKQVVFTSNATEALNMAINGLFSEKSHIITTEAEHNSVLRPLYLLEKKGTSITFLKSHEIENPDISFMQKYIRKNTEAVICTHASNLTGNITDIKKIGEFCRRNNLLFIVDASQTAGIIPIDIISDNIDVLCFTGHKGLMGLQGTGGLYVKKGININPMKVGGSGIDTYNKNHPVSMPERLEAGTLNGHGIAGLNAAIDFINKTGIQNIHKKESELMWKFYDGIKNIKNIKIYGTFFNRQNEKINRIPLISINIGDIDSGEICDILNVEYNIVTRAGGHCAPLMHKALGTERQGAVRFSFSYFNSENDVKNTVNALKEIVSYYK; this is encoded by the coding sequence ATGATATATTTAGATAATGCGGCAACTTCCTATTACAAACCCGAAGAAGTAATAAATGCAGTTTGTGAAGCCATGAAAACTATGGGAAATGCAGGTAGAGGAGCAAATGATGCTTCTTTGAGTTCTGCAAGAAAAATTTATGAAACAAGAGAAAAAATATGTGATTTTTTTAACGGTGAAAGTTCGAAACAAGTAGTATTTACTTCAAATGCCACTGAAGCATTAAACATGGCAATAAATGGACTTTTTTCAGAAAAAAGTCATATTATTACGACAGAAGCCGAACACAATTCTGTACTGCGACCTCTTTATCTCCTTGAAAAAAAAGGAACTTCCATAACTTTTTTAAAGTCGCACGAAATAGAAAATCCTGATATTTCTTTTATGCAAAAATATATCCGAAAAAATACTGAAGCTGTTATATGTACCCATGCTTCAAACCTTACAGGAAATATAACCGATATTAAAAAAATAGGTGAATTCTGTAGAAGAAATAATCTTCTTTTTATAGTTGATGCTTCTCAAACGGCTGGAATAATTCCTATTGATATTATTTCTGATAATATTGATGTCCTCTGTTTTACAGGACATAAAGGATTAATGGGACTTCAAGGTACAGGAGGTCTTTATGTGAAAAAAGGTATTAATATTAATCCCATGAAAGTCGGAGGAAGCGGCATTGATACATATAATAAAAACCACCCTGTAAGTATGCCTGAAAGGCTTGAAGCAGGTACATTAAACGGACATGGAATAGCCGGACTGAACGCTGCAATAGATTTTATAAATAAAACAGGTATTCAAAATATCCATAAAAAAGAAAGTGAACTAATGTGGAAATTTTATGACGGAATTAAAAATATTAAAAATATTAAAATATATGGAACTTTCTTTAACAGACAAAACGAAAAAATTAACAGGATACCTTTAATCTCTATTAATATCGGAGATATTGACTCCGGAGAAATATGTGATATACTTAATGTAGAATATAATATTGTTACGAGAGCAGGAGGACATTGCGCTCCTTTAATGCACAAAGCACTGGGAACTGAAAGACAAGGAGCCGTAAGATTCAGTTTTTCATATTTTAATAGCGAGAATGATGTAAAAAATACTGTAAATGCTCTGAAAGAAATTGTTTCTTATTATAAATAG
- a CDS encoding alpha-amylase family glycosyl hydrolase, whose protein sequence is MSCKILIYKNNKFYKEADLKKIKNGVYIYKWGNVEAGSYFFELKDENDVLKSITYSHTAPFATDFEGVVEENASPKSITGFQNGIDILVSYIPNKKLLILSKKKFFRMKLDISDFGLKEVEKIEISGNFNSWIPEEEPIRHLSGTIYEIILAIPEGVYEYKYLIDGKWYPENENKKLIIGENGALFPAGDLGTGKFVYEAVDRNIDLKAIVHNNKSLKYFNKLSDREYEFTIRTQSEDVERAYISIVLHEEDNYEMIYELERFKDGTNGFDYFKRIIDFGRKVDKISYFFILEDGDTKAYFNGKLGYKKPKRISVRTAHDDIEIFNIPEWSKEAIWYNIFPDRFYNGNPYNDPIFNEFGPEAYKINELHENGFVENYKWNRNNNLYGKFDRNRWTADFGKQVTWEKLGEKGIDYSLKYARMYGGDLEGIKKKIPYMKELGINAVWLNPVFFSYQNHKYGANDFRHISPDLGAIRTSGSRHNVEVSKDNKYGNKAYTDILGKESVNNSEFKLLEVNLKGENKGKNGYGENEDPSTWVWTESDLIMVDLIKEFHKNGIRVIFDGVFNHSSDRHWSFNMVLAEGEESPYKDWYKFNDFSQHIPVTDDMTDKQAYETVTGNKNRVKYNSWAGFNSLPEFNTFNQEYKEYIFNITRKWMYGPDGKTSENWQEDDGIDGWRLDVPNCLENQNFWLEWREVGKEVKPDSYITAELWGNASGDINGGNKFDAVMNYEWLKTVIGFFINQSREGGDRYKLKATDFFNELREKRTWYPFQSLQASQNLNGSHDTDRLYSRIVNDGVGRNLEEGKQLEKGYNGIRPDLASDYHPNTTVNWRQSEIKPKDVLKLISIFQMTYIGAPMLFYGDEIGMWGATDPYCRKPMLWDEFMYDDERNPSYINQGEKYSQKPDNDLYQWYKKLIKIRRENRVLIYGKFKELIADNDRELVVYERANEGRSIIVAINNSFSDCENIEIQTDYPNEKYLDLIKGNIIKTGITGKMKIDLKAKQGAILKRWISGSGINGSNGPMFRY, encoded by the coding sequence ATGAGTTGTAAAATTCTGATATATAAAAATAATAAATTTTATAAAGAAGCTGATTTAAAAAAAATAAAAAATGGAGTATATATATATAAATGGGGGAATGTAGAAGCAGGGAGTTATTTTTTTGAACTGAAAGATGAAAATGATGTTTTAAAAAGTATCACTTACAGTCATACGGCTCCTTTTGCCACTGATTTTGAAGGAGTAGTTGAAGAAAATGCTTCTCCAAAATCCATAACGGGTTTTCAAAACGGAATAGATATTTTGGTATCGTATATTCCCAACAAAAAGTTGCTTATTCTATCCAAAAAGAAGTTTTTCCGTATGAAGTTGGATATATCCGATTTTGGTTTGAAAGAAGTCGAGAAAATAGAAATATCAGGGAATTTTAATAGTTGGATACCTGAAGAAGAGCCTATACGTCACTTGTCAGGAACAATTTATGAAATAATTCTCGCAATTCCTGAGGGGGTATACGAATATAAATATCTTATAGATGGAAAATGGTATCCTGAAAATGAAAATAAAAAGTTGATTATAGGTGAGAATGGGGCATTATTTCCTGCAGGAGATTTGGGAACGGGAAAATTTGTTTATGAAGCTGTAGACAGGAATATTGATTTAAAAGCGATTGTCCATAACAATAAAAGTTTAAAATACTTTAATAAGTTATCCGACAGGGAATATGAGTTTACAATAAGAACTCAATCTGAAGATGTGGAAAGAGCATATATAAGTATTGTACTTCATGAAGAAGATAACTATGAAATGATATATGAACTTGAAAGATTTAAAGATGGTACAAACGGATTTGATTATTTTAAGAGAATAATAGATTTCGGAAGAAAAGTAGATAAAATATCTTATTTCTTTATTCTTGAGGATGGAGATACGAAAGCCTACTTTAACGGTAAACTAGGTTATAAAAAGCCAAAGAGAATTTCAGTAAGGACTGCACATGATGATATAGAAATATTTAATATTCCTGAATGGTCTAAAGAGGCAATTTGGTATAATATTTTTCCTGACAGGTTTTATAACGGAAATCCTTACAATGATCCTATTTTCAATGAATTTGGACCTGAAGCATACAAGATAAATGAACTTCATGAAAACGGTTTTGTGGAAAATTATAAATGGAACAGAAATAACAATTTATACGGGAAATTTGACAGAAACAGATGGACGGCAGACTTTGGAAAACAGGTTACGTGGGAAAAATTAGGAGAAAAAGGAATTGATTATAGTTTGAAATACGCAAGGATGTATGGAGGAGATCTCGAAGGGATAAAGAAAAAAATTCCTTATATGAAAGAACTTGGAATTAATGCAGTATGGCTTAATCCTGTATTCTTTTCATATCAGAACCATAAATACGGAGCTAATGATTTCAGGCATATATCCCCTGATTTGGGAGCAATAAGGACAAGCGGAAGCAGACATAATGTTGAAGTAAGCAAAGATAATAAGTACGGAAATAAAGCATATACAGATATTTTAGGTAAAGAATCTGTAAACAATAGTGAATTTAAGCTTCTTGAAGTAAATTTGAAAGGTGAAAATAAAGGAAAAAACGGATATGGAGAAAATGAAGATCCGTCAACATGGGTGTGGACTGAGTCTGATCTTATAATGGTCGATCTTATAAAAGAGTTTCATAAAAACGGGATAAGAGTAATATTTGACGGGGTATTTAATCATAGCAGCGACAGACATTGGTCGTTTAATATGGTACTTGCTGAAGGGGAAGAATCTCCTTATAAGGATTGGTATAAATTTAATGATTTCAGTCAGCATATACCTGTCACCGATGATATGACGGATAAACAGGCATATGAAACTGTAACAGGAAATAAAAACAGGGTAAAGTATAATTCATGGGCAGGATTTAATTCTCTTCCCGAATTTAATACATTTAATCAGGAATATAAAGAATACATTTTCAATATAACAAGAAAATGGATGTACGGGCCTGACGGAAAAACAAGTGAAAACTGGCAGGAAGATGACGGTATAGACGGTTGGCGACTGGATGTTCCTAATTGTCTTGAAAATCAGAATTTCTGGCTTGAATGGCGAGAAGTAGGAAAAGAGGTAAAGCCTGATTCATACATTACTGCCGAATTGTGGGGAAATGCATCAGGGGATATAAACGGTGGAAATAAATTTGATGCGGTAATGAACTATGAATGGCTGAAAACGGTCATCGGATTTTTTATAAATCAGAGTAGAGAAGGCGGAGACAGATATAAGCTGAAAGCAACTGACTTTTTCAATGAATTGAGAGAAAAAAGGACATGGTACCCTTTCCAGTCATTACAGGCATCACAAAATTTAAACGGGTCTCATGACACTGACAGACTTTATTCAAGAATAGTAAATGACGGAGTAGGAAGAAATTTGGAAGAAGGAAAGCAACTTGAAAAGGGGTACAACGGAATCAGACCGGATCTTGCTTCGGATTATCATCCTAATACAACCGTTAACTGGAGGCAGAGTGAAATAAAGCCGAAAGATGTACTTAAACTTATATCCATATTTCAGATGACATATATAGGAGCACCTATGCTGTTTTACGGAGATGAAATCGGAATGTGGGGTGCAACGGATCCTTATTGTAGAAAACCTATGCTTTGGGATGAATTTATGTATGATGATGAAAGAAATCCTTCGTATATAAATCAGGGAGAAAAGTATTCTCAAAAACCGGATAATGATTTATACCAATGGTATAAAAAATTAATAAAAATAAGACGGGAAAATAGAGTTCTCATATATGGGAAGTTTAAAGAACTGATAGCGGATAACGATAGAGAACTTGTCGTATATGAAAGAGCAAATGAAGGACGCTCTATAATCGTAGCAATAAATAACTCTTTCAGTGATTGTGAAAATATAGAAATTCAGACTGATTACCCAAATGAAAAATATTTGGATCTCATAAAAGGAAATATTATAAAAACAGGTATTACAGGGAAAATGAAAATTGATTTGAAAGCAAAACAGGGGGCAATATTAAAACGTTGGATAAGCGGAAGCGGCATAAACGGTTCAAATGGACCGATGTTCAGATATTAA